The following proteins are co-located in the Dromiciops gliroides isolate mDroGli1 chromosome 2, mDroGli1.pri, whole genome shotgun sequence genome:
- the LOC122738944 gene encoding olfactory receptor 1B1-like — MGCGSNASHTPIFLLVGLWRGGPPNRLLFPLFLVAYMAAVLGNLMLVLLISRDSQLGTPMYYLLRGLSVVDAGQATVTLPQLLAHLVSPRPVIPAARCLAQFFFFYLFAVTDTLVVAVMALDRYVAICDPLHYSALMNRHVCDCLMASCLILSLLHSLLHSGLLLPLQWAGDSGGTVRIPHFFCDHWPLVRASCSNIQSNVLAIFLEGSLFVAGPCALILFSYVRIAAAIFRLNSAAGRWRAVSTCSSHLTMVSFLYGTVIWVYFQPPSHNSPEQDMAAAVMYTAITPLANPFVYSFRNKNVKDALHRLLSSSRVNSQLDWP, encoded by the coding sequence ATGGGTTGTGGCTCCAATGCCTCCCATACTCCCATATTCTTGCTGGTGGGGCTGTGGAGAGGTGGCCCCCCCAACCGTCTTCTTTTCCCACTGTTCTTAGTTGCCTATATGGCCGCTGTTCTGGGTAACTTGATGCTTGTCCTACTCATCTCTCGGGACTCACAACTTGGTACACCCATGTACTACCTGCTTCGTGGCCTCTCTGTAGTGGATGCAGGACAGGCCACGGTTACTTTGCCTCAGCTACTGGCCCATCTTGTCTCTCCCCGACCAGTTATCCCTGCAGCCCGTTGCCTGgcccagtttttcttcttttatctgtTTGCTGTCACAGATACATTGGTGGTGGCTGTCATGGCACTGGACCGTTATGTGGCCATCTGTGACCCATTGCACTACTCAGCTCTGATGAACCGCCATGTTTGTGACTGCTTGATGGCTTCCTGCTTAATCCTGTCCCTGCTCCACTCTCTTTTGCATTCAGGGCTCTTGCTGCCTCTACAGTGGGCTGGGGATAGTGGGGGCACTGTCCGTATCCCTCACTTTTTCTGTGACCACTGGCCCCTGGTTCGGGCATCCTGCTCTAACATCCAATCCAATGTTCTGGCTATATTCTTGGAGGGTAGCTTATTTGTGGCAGGTCCCTGTGCTCTCATCCTTTTCTCTTATGTACGTATTGCAGCGGCTATCTTCCGCTTGAACTCAGCAGCTGGCCGCTGGAGAGCCGTGTCCACTTGTAGCTCTCACCTCACTATGGTCAGCTTCCTCTATGGCACTGTCATTTGGGTCTACTTCCAACCACCCTCCCACAACTCCCCAGAGCAGGACATGGCAGCTGCTGTGATGTATACGGCTATCACCCCTCTTGCCAACCCATTTGTCTATAGTTTCAGAAATAAGAATGTTAAGGATGCTCTTCACAGACTTCTGAGTTCCAGTAGAGTGAACTCCCAGTTGGACTGGCCCTGA